In the Triticum aestivum cultivar Chinese Spring chromosome 2B, IWGSC CS RefSeq v2.1, whole genome shotgun sequence genome, GGGCGCTATTTTAGATGCATAGAACATCAGGACATCAGCCATGAGCTCAGGAAAATACTGATGTCCACGATCATACAGTTCAATAACAGTCTGAAAAGGCCTTGTCATGCATTGTACATATGTGTGTGAGACTGCTTGCTAAACCACAATCTGATACGCCTTTTGCTGTATGTTGTGTATGGGTTAATCAAGAGAACATTTAAATCATACTGTGATAGCCGGTTCGCCAATATGCTTGTGAAAATTGACATGGTTTTGTTTTAGCAGAGGCCACATTTCATATGACAAAAACTTATAAAGGTATGAAGCCAAATGAAATTGCATGTTGAGACAGCATAAAGCAAGATGTGGACAGAGTGATAGTAGAGTATGCACCGTAATATTACAtgtttccaccaaaatttgaagaCATGGAGTGGAATATGAGCAATGTACTCTTGGTTTTGTTGACATGGGAGTTTGTAAATCCAATCAAGAAAAACTGATTCATTGCAGGAAACTGACTCTCCTTTTAATCCCAAGTACTCATCTCTGCAGTGGCAATGCTTTGATTTTATCCAGCTAATAGTTGTATGAAGCAGGAACAAACACATCATGTTCAGAGTCATCAAAAATACACACCAGCTCAGTGGTTATGGGGAAATAGTTACACTGAGAACAGGGTTGGTAGTATGCTCCATCCTTGCAGCTCTGAAAGTGGAGGCGAACAAAAACACTGTCCAGAAATGCTGGCCTGTTTAATCACTCAGTATGAAATAATGATACAGAAAACATCTGGACCGAAAATGCATCCAGAAGTCCCCAATAAAAATTAGATCAAACACCCGTCAAAAAATTAGATCAAAACAGTGGGACCCAATACTATGGCTTTAGTTTTGGTTTCCAGTTCTCTTCCTTGCAACGCCGCTGATCAATAATCATTGACTCGAAAACAGACAGAACATCATCCAAACCCATCTCATCCTCTCCAAGTTTCTTCATGGTGATAACTATGCTCTCAATGGTCGACAAGCACCCGGCCTTTGGCTCCTGCCTCACCTCGCTGTACAAGCTAACCTTATCTGATTCTAGCTTCACGTGTGGCAGAAGTTGTAGCCATGGATTCTCATGGTACATCCGCTGCGCCTTTGCCCAGGTGCCATCCAACACAATCAAATGTTTCACCTGACAATCTAAAGCATCAAGGCTGATTGCACCCTGGCATGGAAATAGCAGAGCTGCATGTGGCGGTATGGTGATGGAAAATTCCTCAAACTCCGAGACTTCACCTGTACGTCTGGACTTGTTCTTCTGTATTTTCGTGACAGTAAAGCCATTCGAGATAGCTCCTTGACCAACAGAACCTCTGCACAACCATCTGATTTTGGGCTTTACGCCGCGCTCAATGTCAATCTTGAGTTCCGTTTCTGTATAAGCAACAGAGCACTTTTCCATATTTTCCACGGCCCAACCTTCTCCAGTAACAACACCAACTTCAACATTTTCAGTGCAAATACCATTAACTGAGGTAGTTTCAACTAAAGGGTGAGGCAGATCAGCATGTACCTTATATGTCACACATGTCTCACTTCTGTGTTGGCCGTCAGCATTAACGGCATTGGCTACATAGCTTTCCGACTGATTTGCGGCTGAGACTGGCCTTTCAAAATCTTCAGCATGTTCATTGCTTTTCGCCTTCTCGAATCTGAAACACTCATCACCATTAGAGTCACATTCAATGACACCGCCAACTTCTCGATCCAGATCAGAGGAAACACCATTGCTTATTTCCCCATTATCTAATCCTTCACCACCAGCTTTCCTAGAGATTGCAATAGTGGCATTTTCCTCACCCAAATGAACACCGAAAGGATTGATCCCCATATCTTCAGAATCACTGCACTTTGCATGATTCAATCTTTTGCCTTGGCTTGGCTCGAAACCATCACCATCTTGTATGCCAGTCTGCCCAGAAACAGCCGAACCATCATGATTTCCGGCAAGGGAGGCGCCAACACCAGTTTCTCCGTCTGCAAGATTCGAGGTCGTGGCGCCGCCGAGCGTCCTGAGGAGGAAGCTGGCGCGGTGGTTGACGTCGGTGACTTGGGTGACGGCGAGGTTGCGGAGGCCGAGGCGGGCAACACGGATGGAGCTGAGCGGGTGCCGGACCTCCATGGTGTGCTGCAGCACGGTGACGCCGACGGTGGTGTCCAGCGGGGGGCCGCGGAGGCGGCCGCAGAGGCAGACGCTCAGGGGCTTGGTGCAGACGGCGCACATGGGGCGGCGCTGGCCAGGCTCCCGGCGATGCGGGTCGCTCTGGCCCTCGCGCGCCGCCATGGGTgacgaggtggggggggggggggggggtcggttgAGTTGCTGCGGGGTTGGGGGGTGGCGGCTGTCCGGCGGTTTGAGAGTCTAGGGTTTTGGAAGGGGGCCTTTTGCGGAATCGCTTTGGAGGCAAATCCAGTTTGCCGTTTATCGCGTCAAATTGTCGACCAACTGCGTGCACACAGTCAGAgagaatgggccggcccaattaggTTAGGTTAGTCCGGTTTCTGGAATGTTTGGGTCCTTTTTTTAATTTAAGGAAGGTTCTAGAATGTTTTATTctgttttttcgtttttcttttcttgtttCTCTACTGATTATTatccttttattttttactttatgttttttctGGGTTTATTTTTCTTAGTCTTATTTTCTTTCAAACAATGTTCCTGGAATTTAATATGTTCAAGTTTTTTGAAAAGCTTTCAAAATTTTAAGAAAAATGTTCAAAGTTTAAAGACTGTTTATATATATTATTTAAGAATGTTCACATTATTTCAAGGAAGTGTTcttaattttcagaaaatgttctttTCTCAAAATAATTAAATTTGAGGTATTttagaaaaccaaagaaaacccaACTAAAAACTAATAAAAAGGTCGGAAAAGCCTAAAGGAGCTATAGGGCTGAGCACTAAATCGGTTGGTTCATCAGCGCCCCCCTATGCGAAAGATAGACATCTTGACACAAAGTGTGTCACGTAGGAGCTCTCCAGCTTTGGATCTAGTAAAAATGTGTGTTTTGTGATATTTCTCTTCTAGTAGCTAACAAAGCCAATAGAAGTCACTAGGTAGCGACATAACAACACTACACGACCCCACAACGACCAAAACAAATTGGTTAAATAaaaagatgattttttttaaaaaaaaagaaagagagctCCCTCTCCTGATTTCACTAACAAAACCAATGTCCTTTTATGTAAACGAAACTAAAAGagaacaaagaaaaatcaaaatgCACATATCCCAACAAAAACCTAACATAGACTAATTAGTTTTTAGCCTAACACCGACAAGTACCAACAAcatcaagggaaccatggagggaGAAGCAAGGAAAGCCACTACAAAAGTGCTTCCCAATCCCATCTGTCGCCCCGTAAGGTTCACTTGCTACTTGTTCGAACATTCTTGTTCCCCAAATCAACGCTTCTCATTTTTCATATTTTTATTGCAATATGGTCCAAAAACTTATGAGATGACTCATCAGGTGTACACAAAATGTATCAATCCATGGAGTCCTTGACTGAGAGTCAATGATTAGTGCCTACACACAACTAAAAGACTTTCAATTGGTCCCCAACACTTTTACTGAGGGTGTCAACCTCACTAACCTTGCTATTTACAATTATTAATGTATTGTGATTGGAATTGATGATTGTAAGCGAGTGTAAATAAATGTTACTATCATAAAAGAACAAAAAGTAAATTGACCGTGGTTGTGATCATGAGAAATAAATGACCGGGATCTATAATTTCACCAGTGGCATCTCTTCAGGTAACATATGTGTGGTGAACAAATTACATTTCCGTATCAATTAAATTCCTTTCGCGGAAGCGCTTTGGAGGCAAATCCAGTTTGCCATTCATCGCGTCAAATTGTCGACCAATTGCATGCACAGAGTGAGAGACAATGGGCCGTCCCAATTAGGTTAGGTTAGTTCCGGCTTCTGGAATGATTGGATCCGGTTTATTGTGGTTTTAGGAATGTTCTAGAATGTATTATtccgtttttttttgttttttttcttgtttctatACTGGTTTTTACCTTTTTAATTTTTAACTTTATGTTTTCTCCGGCTTTTCTTTTTATGATTTTATTTTCTTTCAAACAGTTTCCTGAAATTTAAAATCTACAAGTTCTTTGAAAACTTGCAAATTTAGAACACACACATTTTACAAATGTTCATAAATTTTTAAGAATATTCCCATTTACTTTCTTAATTTTCAAAAAAGGTTGTTTTTAGAAAAAAATCAGGTGTTTTCATCAACCAAAGAGAAAAGCAAGTAAAACTAattaaaaactgaaaaaaaaacccAAAGGAATCACTCGCTATAGCGCTGAGCGCTAAATCTGACGTTTCATCGGAACGCCCTATGCGAAAGGTAGACATATTGACGCAAAGAGCATCGCATAGAAGCTCTCCGGCCTTGGATGTACTCAATCCGTTCGGAACTACTTGTCgccaaaatggatgtatctagatgtattttagttttagatacatccattttcgagacaagtaattccaaacggagggagtagtaaaaaaagTGAGTTTTGTGACATAAACACTGGTACCCTTTCTCTTGTACTAGTAGCTAGCAAAGTCGATAGAAGTCACTAGCTGGCGACATAACAACACTGATACACAAAGTTCTCAGTAGCTAGCAAGGCCCGTAGAACTTCAAATCACGCACACAAAAAGTGACACGTTAATCAAAAACTATGACTTGCCATCGTGCCTCCTTTGCAAGTGGTGGCATGACCCCACTGAGACCGAAACAACTCAGCTAAAATAAAAGATGAATTTTTTTAAAGGGCTCCCTCTCCTAATTTCACTACAAAAACAATATCCTTTACATAAACAAAACTAGAAGAGAGCGAAGGAAAATCATAATGTACATACCCAAGAAAAACCTAATATCAACTGAAGTCTTTTTTAGCCCAACATTGACTGTTGAGCATaagattattaggaagtatagAATAGACTATGATTTGGTCCtgtcttgtcttgtactccaagttggtctTTGTACTCCTCTACATATGCCCACGAGTCTCAATCAATACAATGAACGGACTATTTCATCAAACCTCTCTCTcctttctaacatggtatcagtttccgggttctaaaccctagccgccgccgcttccgcacccacGCGCCGCTcctggggcggtcggcctccatgaccgccgccgggggccgcgccgcccgtacctagggttcgtccgccggtcgtgttgatcggctgccctacaaagtctttttcccgagcccttgctttggattttttcgctctctcgccggtcgctttgatcggcgtttttttttggttttccaatctatgcttgatcggtttgcgtcccccgccgccgtcgtcgacaCCGAGTGCCTCTACTTCGACCCCGGCGCAACCAGCCGGCCTCTCATCCGACCCGGCAGCCACGCGCGTCGAGGCGGCCCGTCAAGGCCAGCCGTCGTCCGTGCGTCGGtccgcccgtcgccctgcgccAGCCATCACCGCCCTGCTTCGATCGGGACTTCTGCATCACCCGACCcgacggcctcgcgccatgcggcggccaatcatagccgccctgtcGCCCGTCGTCGCCGGCTTTATCttggactccgccgccaccccaTCTCGCGCACGATCagattgatcacccgcccgccgccgcgatccgcctcatctacgccatgcgaccgacctggcccgtcggttgcgcgcgcctctgcaggtcccgtgaagatcgtccccgagttcagcacgtccctccaccgatcgagcaatgggctgccgctgcgtcgccccgtcgggccgcagcgccgccgccccgtggttcttctcccggctgcaccgacccgcgtcaacGCTGCATCGCCAATTCAGGCTGTAGTgctgcggcccgcggtccaccgccgccccgaggccgtccgctccTGGTCGTCCCCGTGGccgcaccgaccctcgcgccgccgctgcgtcgccccgtcgggccgtagcgagcgtggcacgcggtccacgcagCCGTCCCGAggtcgtccccgcggttgcaccggcCCGCACTCCTCCGTCGCGCCGACCCTTCGGGCTGTTgcgccgcgcgccgccgctcgccgtagccacggcCACCGGCCCTTCCTAGTCCACCCAGCGTGTCCAAGAGAACCACCTCGGCTCCGTCTTCCTCCTAGACGCCCCACGCAACCGGGGAAGCACCATAGTGCCTgcatcgccctcgtcttcaacctcgggcgtcCGAGATCGTCTTCACCGCCCTgctcagctccggcctcccccgagccAGTCGACCCGCTCCGTGTGTTCTATGTGAACTCCTGATCATCCCCCCTCTCCGTCTTCTCcctagcatgccgtagccgccgcgcctctctcacccgacagcgccgccgccaaagctcatcggcgatgacgctccggtgaccatttggtcccgggaaCGCGTCCAACGTCCTCGCCGCGCCGCGTAGACGTCATAGGTGCTAACCTCGCATCGCCAAgaccgttgtagcctcgaccccgagctcgcccgaactctggcggccgcaaaagagctcgccgccgtcagctccaGCCACCCCAGCTGCTGCTACTTGCCTCTTTGGAcgcgccttcctcccaggaacccgtaggagcaaacaaCGCGTCAAATgatgctccgtagcgagcgcacggtgcacctccaccgtcggccgtggtcgtcgccggttaGCCTCCGGCAAGCTCACGTGGCACGGTCACTAGcgactaatgacccagctaactaACCCTCTGGGCCACTGACGcatgggccccatgccctaattaacCCCAGCTTTATTTCTGCTTAGTCTAACTATAATCCAAAGGACCCATTTGTCagggttgaccctgctgacgtggccgttgaccaggcccacctgtttGCGACCCTAACCAGCCTGAGTCACAGACTAGTGGGCCCCTCTGGTCagatttgacccggaccagccctgttgacttgctgacatcatcatgacatcaggatgatgcagtaaatgttttctggaatttaaataaatcttaaatgatttattattttcagaaaatgtcctaaacttctaaaaatcatagtaattcaactgtaactccaaatcaaacaatttatatatgcaAAAAGCCCGCGGTCTCCGCCGCCGTCCTGAGGTCTTCCCGTCGTCGCCCCGATCTGCCCgccaccgctgcgtcgccccttcgggccgtagcgccgtggctcgcggtccactccgccgtcaccgcgcgactacctcccgtggtatgcgccgcgccatctcccttggcgcgggaacgccaccgtccgcgccggtctttgtCACGTTGTCAGGGTTTtccgcctacttcgagcaccgccgccgccgtcaggccgtcgccgccgccgctaccccgtAGCCGTCGCAGCCGCctgtccacctccttcgtcttcatccagcaccagcccgtcgtcAGCGtcaccgtcatctaccccgaccacttcgtctactctgaCCACCATTGGTGACATTGGCCCCGGCGCCGATGGatgccgcaaccgtcgtcgagttcttctATGCTGGccctccgacttcttcgacatggcgtacaactcgtGCAGGTCCTAGTctccgcatgcccggtgctggcaacaccgtcgcgtgccttcgtccacgacgtgtccccgggcctggcaagcctggtgcggcgctttgtcaacttcgtcttcgtccgtctacgcatgcccgatgctggcaacaccggtgcgtgccttcgtctacgatgtgtcccgggcttggcaaacccgccgcgacgcgtcgtcaatgACATCTCCTCTCCGGcgcactacttcgacaccactgcgcccatgctaactcggtgcCCCTTTCCGCACGCGGCTCCacgacgacttcctcgacaccggccaccccgactcgacatcgaccatggcattcttcgcacgactacctcgaccacggctccaccacacacactctcggctacatcgacaaacggcacaaagggctaccgcctgcttgagcaacctcgttggtttccactccagtCATGACTTCcgtgatgcgtcgaccgttacgactgtggggggtgtccgtcggcttgcctttggattcttctccagtctcaccgtctgggtcgctaccgttgtgactgcggggggatgttgagtataagattattaggaagtatatgatagactaggatttggtcctgccttgtcttgtactccaaattggtctttgtactcctatatatatgtccacgaggctcaagcaatacaatgaacGGACTATTCCACCAAACCTCTCTCTCCTTTCTAACACTGACGAGTACCAACAATACAACATCAGGGGAACCATGAAGGGAGAAGTAAGGAAAGCCACTATGAAAGTGCTTCCTCGCCCGTACAAACAATCACCAACTGTTACACCATCACCAGAGCATCCATCGGCCAACAATTAATCTTGATCCCGACCACTATCCATTCGTCACCCTGAAAGGTTCACTTGCTACTTGTTCAAACATTCTTGTTCCCCAAATGAACGCTTCTCAATGTTCGTATTTTTATTGCAGTATATGGACCAAAAAGTTATGAGATTACTCACCAGGTGTAGCACGCCTCACGGGGTGTTCATTCTCACATTATCAAAACATGATCATTTTCTCGTATTCTACAGCGCCAAGAAGACAACAAAAACCCCACTGGTCATGAAATGTTGCTACTGATATTTCCAAGTAATCTTTATGTTTGGTGAAATCAGTTGTTCGTCCCTAAAGTGCAAGGTTTTGTGGTGAGaagtaaatatttccctcagttaagaaccaatgtattAATCCACGGAGTTCTTGACCGAGAGTCAATGATCAGTGCCTACACACAACTAAAAGACTTCACTTGGTCCCCAACACTTGTACTGAGGGTGTCAACCTCACTAGTTTTGCTAGTCAAAAGTACTAATATATTTTATGGTTGGAATTGATGATTGTAAGCAATTGTAAATAAATGTTCAGATTGTAAAAGAACATAAAATAAAGTGGCTGTGGTTGTGATCATGTGGAATAAATGACTGAGGTCCACAATTTCACCGGTGGCATCTCTCTAGATAACATATGTGCGGTGAACAAATTACATTTCTGTATTAGTATTTATGATGCGATCACATATCTCATGATGCGTATAGGCATTACATTATTGGATCTATAGACCGTTATCTAACTACATCTATAGTTAATACTACACCCAAGCCCTTTATCCAGCATGCATTTCTTAAGTATTAAGTGAAAACAGAGCATTGTGTTAAGCAATGCAATATAATGTAGATAGTATATTTTCTTTGCCTGCGGCTCATCACCGAGACAACTAGTCAACTAtcttttatccttagtggcaataaCACAATACAAGCATTTTCCCTTTCGGACACTCGGATGGAATACTCTCAAGATTAAACCTATCTAACATACACAATTGTCTCTCAGGGATCATTCATCTAAACATGGACAATGATAGAATAATTAATAGAAAGAGCATATATGTCTATAAATAATGCCGCAAATAATTCAAAAGAAATTGATATCTATACCAACATAAAATTTCTCAAAGGGGCAAATCCAGTTAATCTCGTCCATCAAAAACCATGTCAATCCAACAACCTAGATTATTCCAGTGGTGAGTGCTCAACGTGTTTTGCTTGCAACtaatatcatactccctccgttccacaatgtagtgTGTCTGCGCTTCTCGAGATTGAAGTTTGACCATAAAGTTAACCAACGAGACCGGCatcggcgggagcaaaaattataccactgaATTCGTATTTTCAGTATgaattcagtgatataatttttgctcccgccacaGTCGGTGTCGTTGGTTAAATTTACAATCAAACTTGGATCTCGGGAAGCGCGGACGCActatattgtggaatggagggagtactaaatatcAACATACGTGCTAATCACATATTTAATGTGTACCTGATATCCTACCTAATGTAAAATGAAATGAACACATAATtgatatcctacctaatataaaaCTGTAATTAATTTCCAACCTaatattaacgtgcattgcacgtatgtATTTACTAGTGATCATAGAGTGACCATTCATCACACTGCAACAAGAACATCGGGAATTACATCGAATGGATCATATAGGGAAGCTCATGTGATCTTTGTATTGAGAAACAAGGGGGAGAGGATGCCATCTAGATAATGTTATGGACCCATAGTCCAAGGAGGGAAACTCACACATGGAGATGctggcaacaaggatgatgaagatagcTCGGGTGATGAATTTCCCCTTCGACAAAGCACCGGAAAAGGTCTTCAAATTGGATCATCATGCAATGTGAGGAGGGGGCAACAAATATTTCTCGATAAATCTTTCGATGGTTTTCTGAAGAATATAAAGGCAGGAGCATCAAGAGGCCGTGGAGAGGCGCCCTAGGGTGTGAACACAGGCCCACATCACGACCCATTCCCTTCATGCAAACTCCCCATGTGGGGCCCACTAGGGTGCCTCCAGTGGCCTTTGGCTCCTTCCTGATATGAAACTTCGTCCATATTTTCCTTGGATTTTTTAGTCCCCAAAACAGTGTTTTTGTAAGAAGTCCAAAACATGCAGAAAGCAACAACTCGCATTGGATTAATATCTTAGTCTAATAAAATTATATAAAAATATGCCAAAACTATGTAATAATGATATAAAAGTAGCATGCACATagcaaaaattgtagatacgtttgagacatatCAGACCTATTTCCCAAGTCTTGGAATCCACATAAGCCTATCCAAAGAACATTGCGAAAGAGGCAATCAATAGTTTCTTTTTTGTGACATAACTAACTAGAGCAATTTCCTTGTCAGCCCCTTCTAAGCTATTTATCTTTAAGTAGAAGCTATTTTTCAGAATCAGCCTTAAGAATATGCAATTCTCAATGGCTTTTTTGTCTTCCACAAAAAATGTGGGGGCACTCGACATTATCATCACATTGTTTTGAACAAAAGTTGCCTAGTGGAGGATAAAGTCCATTTGATACAATGATACTTACATTGAAATTCTTCACACACCTCTTGTATAATCTCCCGTAACAAGAGAATATCACCCATAGAGTACGACAAAAGGTAATTGAGGCAAATCCCAACTCAAACACATCTGACACAATAATGATATTATCAAAACCTATGCTATACATGTGTGGATATGATTGCACAAGGGGTTTGTTCTCAATCCACCAGTCTTCCCAAAACTGGGTCCTTTTTCCATCCCCGACACAATGTTTGCGCATGCCAATTTTTTTCCTATAGTGCAAAA is a window encoding:
- the LOC123046735 gene encoding uncharacterized protein: MAAREGQSDPHRREPGQRRPMCAVCTKPLSVCLCGRLRGPPLDTTVGVTVLQHTMEVRHPLSSIRVARLGLRNLAVTQVTDVNHRASFLLRTLGGATTSNLADGETGVGASLAGNHDGSAVSGQTGIQDGDGFEPSQGKRLNHAKCSDSEDMGINPFGVHLGEENATIAISRKAGGEGLDNGEISNGVSSDLDREVGGVIECDSNGDECFRFEKAKSNEHAEDFERPVSAANQSESYVANAVNADGQHRSETCVTYKVHADLPHPLVETTSVNGICTENVEVGVVTGEGWAVENMEKCSVAYTETELKIDIERGVKPKIRWLCRGSVGQGAISNGFTVTKIQKNKSRRTGEVSEFEEFSITIPPHAALLFPCQGAISLDALDCQVKHLIVLDGTWAKAQRMYHENPWLQLLPHVKLESDKVSLYSEVRQEPKAGCLSTIESIVITMKKLGEDEMGLDDVLSVFESMIIDQRRCKEENWKPKLKP